CGACACGAACAAGCCGGTCAGATAGTAATATTCAACACGAAGACCGGTAAGACCTACACCTTGATGGAGGACGAAAAAGCCTATCTAGAGATGGGAGATGACCAGGAAGGCGACGACGACAGACCTAAGGACATGGAGGTCGGTCAGATATTCAAAGACGACACAGGAGAGACCGAGAGACTTCCATCGGAGACGTTGTGGGGCTATACATGCCACCGTTATCGCCATCTCCCCTCGGAGGAGGAGTTCGGTCGGTCGGATATGTGGTATTCTCCCGATCTAGAGGCGGCTATTAAGGTGATATCGGACACCCCTTTAGGCAAGATAACCATGGAGTACAGAGACATCGTCGAGGAATCCCAAAATCCCGAACTTTTCTCCGTCCCAGAGGGATACAAAAGGATAGATTTAGAGTTCTAGGGAGGGCTTTGCCCTCCCTTTTTTTACATAGTTTTTTAGCACCAGCTACTATGACAAGACGCTTTTTAGCGTATAATATGGCTACGGTTCCATCGAGTGAGAGCGACATTGAGAGAAGAGATCTTAAAAGGAGGAGTTATTATGAACCCCAAAGAGGCGTACATAGCCCATATATCCTGTCACCTGCCGGAGAAGAGGCTGACCAACGAAGATCTGGTCAGAGAGTTTAAGGCCTGGACTACCGACAAAATCAAGGCCAAGACGGGGATAGAGGAGAGAAGGATAGCGGAAAAGGAACCGGTCTCCGAGCTGGCCACCAAGGTGGCGGAGAGGTTATTTGAGGAGACCGGTCTTGACAGGGGAGAGGTAGACATGGTGCTCCTGTGTACCGAGACTCCCGACTACATCATGCCGTCCACCGCATGTTTGGTCCACAGAAATCTGGGCCTTAGAAAGGACTGCGGGGCATTCGACTACAACCTGGGGTGCTCTGGATATCTCTACGGCCTCCACATGGCTTCCGCAATGGTACGCTCCGGTATGGCAGATAATATACTCCTTCTGACCGGAGACGTCCTTAGCCGCTACGTAAACCCAGGAGACAAAAGCACCAGGACTATCTTCGGCGACGGATTTACCGCATCCTTGATATCCAGCGAAAGCCAGTCGGGAGGCATAGGTAACTTTGTCCTCGGAACCGACGGGACGGGCTGTGAAAACCTGATAATACCTGCGGGAGGGGCGGTCGAGCCCTGCGACGAGAGCACGAAAGAGGTGTACACCAACAGATACGGTAACTCTCGGACGAAGGAAGACCTCTATATGAACGGACCGGAGGTGTTCTCCTTCGCAGTGAGGGAGGTTCCTCCGGTCGTAGAGAGATGTCTTGAGCTAAACGGCATGACCATGGAAGATGTCGACCTTTTCGTGTTTCATCAGGCCACGGAGATGATGTTGACAAAACTTCGGGACGTTATAAAGATACCGAAGGATCGATTCATAATAGACATAGAGGAGACCGGAAACACCGTCAGCTCGACGATTCCTATGGCTATCAGAAGGGCCACGGAAAAAGGGAGACTGCTGCCGGGAGACAAAGTACTGATCTGCGGTTTTGGTGTAGGCTATTCCTGGGGCGCCACGGTTATCAGGTTCTAACCTACCTTTCGAAAAGACACCTGGAGGCAAAACAGGGCTCACAGGTTAGGTTGACCCCCAGTTTTCTGAAGGCGTTTTCGTCGCCAGGAGAGGGGATGTGGGAGAGATGGACCTCGCATCCCCTCAGTTCCCTCAGTTTCTCCACCGCCTCCGCCGCTACCGGGTTGGTCGTTGCACAGATGCTTAGGGCGGTCATGGTCTCCTCCAGGTCCAGCCCTAACATCTTGTCGCCGAGGACGTCTTTTTTGAGGTATGCCAGTGACTCTATTACGTTGACCGAAAGCAGATCTATACCATCGGGGATGCCCGCAAGGACCTTTACTGCGTTCAGTATAAGGCTGGAGGCGGCGTGAAATAGGTTGGAGTTTTTGCCGGTGACGATTCGGCAGTCCCTTAGCTCCAAAGCGGCCCCAGCGAAGATACCGTCGGCGCCTTTTCCCTTGGTCTGTCCCTCCTTAGCGGCCTCCCGGGCTGGGACCACTACAGACCGATCCTCGGGCTTTACCTCTAACTCCTCCATAAGCAGCCCTACCCTTTGAACCGCTTCCCTCTCAACCGAACCTAGCTGATAGTCGCAGGAATAGCGAAAGTACCTCCTTATAACCTCCTGGCAGGAGGCATCCCTTACGGCCTGGTCGTCGGTTATTCCGAAGAAAATCCTGTTCACACCCATATCCGTAGGAGACCGATAGAGAGAGCTCTCTCCGGTTATCTTCTCCAGTATCCTCCTGAGAAGTGGGAACGCCTCAAGGTCCCTGTTGTAGTTGACCGTCCTCTCATCGTAGGCCTCCAGGTGAAAGTGATCTATGAGGTTTACATCGCCGATATCAGCGGTAGCCGCCTCGTAGGCGACGTTAACCGGATGTTTTAGGGGCATATTCCAGACCGGAAAGGTCTCGAATTTGGCGTAACCGGCTCTAACGCCTCTTTGATGCTCGTGATAGAGCTGAGACAGACAGGTCGCCAGCTTGCCGCTCCCAGGACCGGGAGCGGTGACCACCACTATAGGCCGTTCGGTCTTTATGTGAGGATTGGTCCCATAGCCATCGGGACTAACTATGGTATCGGCATCGGTAGGATAGCCCTTGGTGGAGCCGTGGGTATATACCGATACCCCTCTCATCTCCAGCCGGTTTTTGAACATAACCGCCGCAGGTTGGTCGTTGAACCGAGTTATGACCACCGCTCCTATGGTGATACCTCTCTCGGAGAGATCGTCTATGAGTTTCAGGACGTCCATGTCGTAGGTTATGCCGAAGTCGGCCCGAATCTTTTTTCTCTCTATGTCGCCGGCGTAGATGCAGATAATGACCTCCACCTGATCCTTGAACCTCTCGAGAAGCCTCATCTTTACGTTAGGGTCAAACCCAGGCAGCACCCTTGCGGCATGATAATCGAATATCAACTTACCTCCGAACTCGATATACAGCTTGTTATCGAAACGCTCCATCCTTCGGAGGATAGCGTCGGTCTGTTGCCTCAGATACTCCTCCGTGTCAAACCCTACTCTGTTCATAGTGAAAACACCCCCGGCTATTTTTTCCATCCTTTCGATGATATCACCTAAGCTGGACAAAAGCCAAGGGAGGAGGTTCGATAATCGCCCCTCCTCCCTCGATAACAGTTACATTAGCCCTCTTTCTTTGCCTCTAGCAGGCTATCGATCTTATCCTCCAGAGTAGCTATCCTGTTCAGTAGCGAGCCCTCGTCGTTAAACGGTTGGCCCAATCCCATCCCTCTACCGAAGCGGAAACCAAGGCCGCAACCTCTGCCTCTGCCTCTGCCTCTTCCTCCACCCTGGACGTAGGTTCCAGGGACGCAGCCACCGACACCTCTACCTGTTCCAGGTCCAGCACCTAAAGGTCCAGTTTTATCTCTACCAGCCATGACGACCCCTCCTTGATAATGATTTTCAATATCATCATATGCCGACGAGGCTAGATTGTCAAGGATTACTTCCCTGAAAAATCTAGAGATACATTATCCACAGGTAAATCGTCGCGATCACCATGGACAACAACATGACGGGAAATCCAACCCGGAAAAAGCTACCAAAGGTAATGGGGTGCTCCGTCCTGGAGACCATCCCTGCGACTATAACGTTCGCACTGGCTCCAACGAGACTTCCGTTGCCACCGAGACAAGCACCTAGGGCCAGAGCCCACCAAAGGGGAACTATGTCCATTGAGGACAGGGCTCCGATGCTCTTGATCAGAGGTATCATAGTAGCCACAAAGGGGATATTATCTATAAACGCCGAAGCTATGGCCGAAACCCATAGGACTATCAATGTCGTCATGGCCAGGTTCCCTGAGGTCAGGGAGACCATCTTCTTTGCCAACATCTCGATAACCCCCACCTGTTCCAGCCCTCCGACCAGTATGAACAGCCCTATGAAAAAGAATATGGTACCCCATTCCACCTCTATAAGCACATCTTCGGGGTTCACATCGGCTATAACCATGAGAAGGGCCGCTCCGGCCAAGGCAACGGTGGCCGATTCATATCCCAGAAACTGGTGGAACACGAATCCCATCATCACCAATCCTAGGACCAAAAGGCACTTGAACAGCAGCTTATGGTCCGACAACTCCAGGTTGGGATCCATGGCCATAATCTCTTTCTTCGCTTCTTCTTTCACCTGAAGATGCCTGCCGTACACGACACGACAGATCAAAATCACCGTCACCAGTATCACCAGCGACGGTGGTGCAAGGTGTTCTATGAAGTCGAGAAACCCAAATCCCGTCGCCCCACCTATCATGATGTTAGGAGGATCGCCTATCAAGGTAGCGGTTCCTCCTATATTGGAGGCCAGTATCTCCGGCATAAGGAAATAGACCGGGTTCAACCCAAGGACATCGCATATAACCATAGTCACAGGGGCCACCAGAAGAACGGTGGTTACGTTGTCCAACAGAGCGGAGGATACGGCGGTTAGAATCACGAAAAGCATCATGATACGCCATGGGTCACCTTTGGCCAACTGGGCGGCTTTTATCGCCACATACTGAAAGACACCTGTCCTTTTAGTAATCGTGACTATAAGCATCATCCCTACGAGCAAAGTCAAGGTGTTAAAGTCAACCGATGCGATAGCCTCGTCCTGAGAAAGAATACCGAGGATCAACATCAAACAGGCTCCTGCAAGTGCGACGGAGATCCTATTGAGCTTTTCCGCTACGATCATACCGTAAGTCACGACGAATATAGCCGTAGCCGCTATAACGTGAATCTGGAGGGACATGCTCAGTCCTCCACCGAAGAGGGATTTTTGCCGGTAATACAGAAAGGTTCGGTCTCGAAATAGACCCTCTGGCTATGGTCCCTTATGGTATCAAAAGTCCCGTGAAGATCGGACAGGGACTTTTTGAGTTTAGCTATGTCCTCCGGCTTGATGTCGTAATACAGACAGATAGAATCGAGCCTTTTGGATAGAAATCGAAGATCGGAGTTCATGTCTATCAGTTCCTTGAAGTGACTTGAACGAGCCAGCTGACGAATCTGGGCTATGTCGTTTTTTATGGACTCGACTACGTCCCTCTCGGTATCGAAGGTACCGGCGGGCTGGGGATAGGGTTTTACCCGCTCCAGAAAGAACTGCCCCTTTCTGTTGAGGTTATACACGTACTTTATCTTGAGGCCCTCCACCTCAAAGCGTATATAGCACAAGAACGAGTTTATCACCTCGATCTTAGCTCCCATCTGTTTCAATCGCATTTCCTGTGTGCTCAGCTCGGCCTTTAGATAGGGCCTAGGACCTCTTTCGATCCGTTTCGTGTGCCTCTCCGGCATTAACCTTCGCCTCCTAGTGATTTCCAAACCGGAGGGCCCCTATTGGGGTCGCGGCAAGGTGCATTATAAGATCTCTTGAAAATACTTGTAAGCGAAAAACCAGATGTATTTTCAAGAAACGGGATGCATGATACCACCGAAAGAGGTCGCTGTGAACCTCCCAGGATAAAAGTCGTTAAATCTCCTAGCTACTGAGGCTCAACCGCCTAACTTAGTCATAGACAGAAACACCGCCACCAGATAGGGATCGAACTGTGAGCCCGAACAACTCTCTATCTCCTCCAACGCCTCCGGGAGAGGTCTGGCCTTTTGATAGGGACGATCGTGGGTTATTACGTCGAAAGAATCGGCTATCGCCAAAATTCTGGATAACACAGGAATACCCTCCCCTTCCAATCCGTTAGGATATCCGGTCCCATCCCATCTTTCGTGATGGGCCAGGATCTCGTCCGCTACGGAGGAAGTCTCGGAGGAAGTGGCTCTGGCTATACGATAGCCTACTTCGGGGTGCCTTTTGATAACCGCCCATTCGGAGTGATCCAGAGACCCCTCTTTCATCAATATCTCCGACGGAACGGCTATCAACCCTACATCGTGGAGCCTGGCTAAAAGCTCCAGCCTCCCGACCTCATCGTCGGACATATCGAGAGCATAGGCGAAAGATCTAGCGAGCTCGGTCACCCTGACGATATGGTCGGCGGTTTCGGAGGTCCTCTCTCTCAATATGCTTTCCAGCGAATCCAAAATAGAGGACCTCCATGAGGCCCCTGCAAGGATCTTCCTCTGATACATCATATCCTCTGCTCGCTTCAGGGCTCCCTCAAAACCGTCCTCTAGATCCTCCATAACGGCGGTCCCTATGGTAAGGCTGGGAGCTAAGGCCCCTTGATCGAGCTTTTCCTCGGAACAGGAAAAACGCCGGTCTATCCTCTTCGATATTTTAGACAACACCCCTCGATCGGTCCGGGGAAAAAGGGCTATAAACTCGTCCCCTCCCCAACGGATAACCACGTCCTTTTCCCTACAGGAACCTTTAAGCATGGCTCCAGCCTCCCTGAGGAGGGCGTCTCCTGAAGAATGTCCAAAGGCGTCGTTAGTCAGCTTGAGCCCGTTGACGTCACCCATCACTATGCCTATGGGGAGGTTTTCCTGGATGAAAAAGGTATCCCTTATTTTTTCCATGTAGTTTCTATTAAATAAACCTGTCAAAGGATCGTTGAAAGTAAGCTTTTCGATTTTTTTCACCGCACTGACCTGATCGGTTATATCCATCCCTATGGAGAGTATTTCCTGAATTTCCCCGGCATGGTCCCTTATAGCCGAGTTATTCCATTTTATGGTCCGCCTGTCCCCTCCGAAAACCCTTATAAGGCTTTCCACGTTTTCCTCAAAATCGGAGAATCCCTTTGAGAGGCTTTCAAAATAGCCTCTGACAACCTCTTTTTCCTCCGAGGGGACGGCGATGTCGAACCAGCACCTCCCCAGCAGGCTGTTTCTAGGGTATCCCAGGATGGACGACCCCTTCTCGTTTATCTCTATTATCTTTCCGTTCATATCGAGGACGAGAAAGAAGGCACCTGCCATGGAGAGATACTTTTCCGTCTTCTCCTTCGACAGCTTTAGCTCGTTTACAACCGTCACTCTCTCAAGGTAGCGAGCGAGCCATTCGGAGGCCATGGAGACCAACTTTCTCTCCTGATCCCTGAACACCGATCCACCGTCGACGGTCCCGGGCAAAGCGACCTCGACGGAGACGGAAGGTCTACCGGGAACGGAATAATATCCTATGAACCTGTCTGAATCGTGCTCAAACAGCCTTCGATCCCCAGCCCCAACCTGAGCGATAACCTGACAACGGTCCTTGAAGGGCATAGCCTCTTTTACCGTTAACTCCACCTGGCGACAGAGCAGCTCGACGTCGTCGCACACTCCCTCAAAAAGGTGAAAAAGACGGTGAAGGCAGTTAAGCTGCCTGGTCCTGTCCTCCAGCTGCCTGGCGACCACAACGGTCTCGGAGATATCCCTTATCATGGAAAACATACAGGACCTACCTCTGAAGATTATCGGCAGGGAGTAAACCTCCACATCTCTGACATCGCCGGAGGATATCCTGTGACGAAACCGAAAGAAGTTCTGAGCTCTCTCTCTGGCGATTCGGATCTCGCCCTCGACCTCTTCTCTGGAAAGGCAGTTTATATCGAAAACCGACATAGACAGAAGTTTTTCCCTGGGATAACCGTAGAAGAAGACAGTCGCGTGGTTGCAACCGAGGATTGCTCCCGTCTCCGAGTCTAAAATCATAACCATAGAGGGGAAATTGTCTATAAAAACAGCCAAACTCTCTTCGTCATCGAAAAAAAACTGGTCCACAGGTTACCCCCCTTTCGGAAAAACCACACACAAAAGATTCCGACAATACCCATCTCCTCAATGATACAACATAAAGAGCAGTTTAAACAGGTCTATAGATATTTTAGACCCACAGAGCTCCGAAGGCGGAGAGGAGACAGGCGGTCAGCAGGGCGATATAAAACCTGAGCTTTCCTGTGTGTAGCTGACGCAAAAACCCGAGAGGCCACGAAAGTAGCCTGGAGGCAGGGGACATAAGGTCCTCTACATCAGGCACATGGCCCTCTCTGGGACAGAAGAGACCGGGAAAGAAGGAGAAGACCCCTACTCCAGCGATAATCGGTATAGATCCTCCTAACAGCCCCCTCTCCGTCCATAGAGCTCCAAATCCCTGAGGAAAGAAGGGCATCAGATGGGGAAATAGGCCGAAAAACAGCGTAGCCAGAGCCATAGCGGCCATCGCGATCAAGTGATAAGGCTTCAAAACCCCCACAGGCTGGCTCCCAGGCCTGGTCGGTCTGGCTGGGCGAATAAAGCCGTAATAGCAGAACTTACAAAAAGACAGGGTTGTACCTATTCCGGCGAGCTGGAGAGCCCATATAGCTTTAGGGTAGGGGTAAAGGGAGGCTTTCATAAGGACCTTGGAGGCATAGCCGCTTGTACCGGGAAATCCGGCTATCGCCGTAGCTCCGACGATAAACAGGGCAAAAAGCAGGGGAAGGTCCCTGGCCGCTCGGCCTAGGAGACCGAGATCCCTGGTGCCGTAGACCTTTTCCAGGCTACCGGCGCCCATAAACAGAAGTCCTTTAAATAGACCGTGGGCGACGAGGTGAAAAAGGGCGGCCGCTCTCCCTAGATCGGTACCGGTGCCTAGAGCGGCGACCATAAAGCCCAGCTGGCTAAAGGTGTGATAGGCCAGCAATCGCTTCCCGTCGTGTTGCATAAGGGCCTGAGAAACCCCGTAAAGCGCCATTAAGGACCCCAAAAAGACCAGTCCCGGGGAAGGACCGTCTATGAGGCGAATTAGGCCGTATATGCCTATTTTCACCGAGTAGCCCGATAGCAGGGCACTGGCTTCCGTCGGAGCCTGACTGTGGGTTCTAGGTAGCCAGAAGTGAAGACCGGGAAAAGCGGCTTTGACCCCAAGCCCTAAGAGGAAAAAGGGCAAGGCCCTTCCCGGCACAGGGCCTACGGCAGGCAGGCCGGAAAGGGAGGCCATAGCGGTGGCCATGAGGAGCAAAGAACCTCCGGCTATCTGGGTATAGAGGTAGAACCGGGCGGTGGGCCTGTCCTTCTCCCCTACGGAGAAAGCCAAAGCGAGGGAGGATAGCTCCAAAAAGACGGTGAACACCAGCCAGTTCGAGGCCAGACAGGCGAGGCAGGCGAAGAGACAGAAGGTCCAAAGAGGAGCGGATCTCACAGGGGAGCGGTCTCCTCTGTACACCATGGCACAGATCGTCATGAATATAGCCAGAAAAACCATAGTGAGGGAGATCGTGTCGTAACGAAATATCATTATCGGCAAGTTCCTTCCTTATCGTCTAATGGGAACCTCTAAAAACTCACCGTTGAGTCCCCTCGGAGAGACCGTCCCGCCTACGCCCTGTTTCGCCCAATCGTACACTCGACCTGCCTGTTCCGTACGAACCGCCTCGGAGGGCACGTCCTGTGCCCCCTCGGCTTTGGGCGACGTCCTGTCGCCCCATTCGTACTACACTACGGCATGTCGAGTATACGGGCTCAAATGGGCTACGTCGGAACGATCTCTCCGAGGATCGGAGTTTCCAGAGGTCCCTTAACATATATTAGCGACAAAAATGAATTGCGCTTATCACCGCCAGGGCCATCGATACCAAAACGAAGAGATAGACGACGAGGCTTCCTGAGTGCCTTTTTCTCAACTTTAGCGCAAAGCCAAAAGCAAGCTCTTGAAAAAAAGGAAAGAGATCCTCCATGTCTTTAGGCCTTTTTCCAGGCCTGAAGGGCACCGGAATCAAGGTAAAGATCGTAAGCCCCAATAAGGCGGGCAGGGCGGACTGCACAGAGTAATCTATAACACCCCAAGGTGGAATAGCCCCCACAAGCAGCAGGACAAGACAGACAAGGGCCATGGAGTAACCTACGTAACAGGCCAAACTCCCTTCGGTATGGAGCCCTTTCTGACTCGAGAAAGGGCTTAAAAAACCGTAATATGCCATTTTACAAAGAGAAATAGAGGTCCCGACACCGGAAATGGTAAGGGCCATAAGCACCGGTCCATATCCCTCTAGGGACTGTTTTACAAGCCCCTTGCTCCATCCTCCGGCGGTAAGAGGGAATCCGACCATCGACAGAGCTCCCAAGAGAAAAAGGAAAAACATCCACCGATGCCTCTCCACCGTCCTTCCGGTCAGCCCTAAATCGTCGGTGCCCCATATTTTTTCCAAACCTCCAGCGGAGAAAAAAAGAAGCCCTTTCGCCAGGCCGTGGGAGACGATATGGGCCATAGCGGCGAACCTGCCTAGCTCGGTCCCTGTGGAGATAGCGGCTACTACAAAGCCAACCTGGCTCAATGTGCTGTAGGCCAGAAGCCTCTTGGATTCCCTCTGCAAGGGGCCCATGATAGCCCCAAAAACCGCCATAAAAGCCCCTAGCCCCATAAGGACAGGAGAGGCGGACTGTACTATACGGAAAAACCCGTATAGCCCCATCTTTACCGCACAGCAGGAGGAAAGAGCGCCTACCTCCGCAGGGGCTCCGCTGTAAGTTCCGGGAAGCCAGAAATGAAGGCCAGGTAGGGCCGCTTTTATACCTAGCCCAAGGAGAAAAAAGGGGTAAACAGACTCAGGGACGGGGCCCATAGGGATTGAAAAACCCTGTCCGGATCCGAGGGCGATACCTACCATAAGGAGCCCTCCTCCTGTCAACTGGGTGTAGAGGTAGAATCTCCCGGCCCTCCAATCCTTCTCCCCTACGATCAAAACCAGAGCAAAGGAGGATAGCTCCATAAAGACCACGAACAAAAGCCAGTCCTCAGTAAAGGCGGATAGACAGATAAAAACGGAGAACATCCAAGGATTGAGAGACAGCAAGAGGCTTCGTCGCCCCCGATATAAAGAGACACAAAAGGTCATAAATATAGCGAGGGAAGCCATGACGACAGAGAGGGCATCGGCTCTAAAGGGCATATAAAGCACCTACTCGCCGAAAACTACGGTTCGATAAGCCTCTCCGTCCAGTGCCGATTCTCCTATGGAAAACAGGACATCTCTGGCCCCAGGGATAAGAGGCACCAGTGCCAGCAGAACGCAGAGAACCGACAGCAGAGCTATAAGCCCACCGGAAACAGGCCTGGGCCTATGGTGAGGGACGGGGGTCTCAGAGGGGGAGAAAAACGCCCTCAGCACCTTGAGGTAATATGCCGTGGACACCACCGTTCCAGCCACTATAGCCAGAGCCGGGAGGATATGGCCATCTCTCGTCGACGCGAGAAGTAAAAACCACTTGCTCATAAAACCGCTGAAGGGAGGAATGCCCGCCAGAGAGACGGCAAAAAGGGCGAAAGCCGCTACGAAAAGGGGCCTGTGGGCCCATAGCCCTCTCATGTGGGAGATATCCCTGCTGGCCCGGTCCTCCGCTAAGACTCCGGCGACGAGGAACAACCCCATTTTAGCGGTCATGTGGTTAAAGCTGTGATACACCGCAGCGGATATGCCTAAGGCGGAGCCACACCCTACTCCGATGAGGATAGTTCCTATCTGAGCCACTGTGGAGTAGGCCAGAAGCCTCTTTATGTCCTCCTGTTGGAAAGCCATAAGGTGTCCGAGGATTAAGGACAAAGTTCCAAAGAAGAGGATTACCGAAAAGACCTCCCCGATAACGGGGAAAAACAGCAAAGAGGATATCCTTATCAGGGCGTAGACCGACGCCTTCACCAACACGCCGGAGAGCAGGGCACTGACGGGAGTATGGGCTGAAGAGTGGGCGTCAGGCAACCAGAAGTGGGTCGGGGCGGTTCCGCTCTTGACGAAAAGCCCGACCACCAGACAACCTCCTATGACCGACAGAGTTACAGGGGGAACAGAACCTATGAGCTGAGATAATACAGCCATATTGAGCTGTCCTGTGGCCATGAAAGTATAGGCTATGCCCATAAGGAGGAACATAGCCCCTACAGTACCGAATATGAGGTACTTAAAGCTCGCCTCCATCGCCTGCCATGACCTGGGAGGATAGGAGACCAGAAGGTAGGCCGCTACGGAGAATATCTCGAAAAACACGAACATATTGAACAGGTCCCCGGTGAGGATTATGCCGTTCACCGCCCCCCAATTGAGAAAGAAAAGCACGTAAAATCTCCAAGGGGAAAAGCCAAAGGACTCCATAGAGCATGCCAGAGAGATAGGAACCCCTACCGCTGCCAGAATGAGAAAGATCCCTGAGAGTCGGTCTACCACCAGGGAGATGCCGAGCTCCGGGCCCCAGCCTCCTAATGTGACGGAGACGCCACTCCAGCCGGAGAGGGCCACGGTGAGAGATATAAGGGAACAGACTAAAGCGGAACCGATAATCGCAGGACCAACGGTTTTCCTTTTGGACAGGTGAAGGAGAGGGACAAAAAAACCCACAGAAAGAGGGGCTATTATAGCCAGGACAGGGTTCATCCTCTGAGTCCTCTGATTTTATCGACATCTACGGTCCCATAATGACGATGGATTTTTATTATGTAAGCAAGGGCGAGAGCGACGTCGCTGGCCCCTATCACTATGGCGGTCAACGTAAAAGAGTGGGGAAGGGGATTTACCGATCCCCCTGCCATAGGCAGCAGAG
The uncultured Dethiosulfovibrio sp. genome window above contains:
- a CDS encoding complex I subunit 5 family protein; amino-acid sequence: MFSVFICLSAFTEDWLLFVVFMELSSFALVLIVGEKDWRAGRFYLYTQLTGGGLLMVGIALGSGQGFSIPMGPVPESVYPFFLLGLGIKAALPGLHFWLPGTYSGAPAEVGALSSCCAVKMGLYGFFRIVQSASPVLMGLGAFMAVFGAIMGPLQRESKRLLAYSTLSQVGFVVAAISTGTELGRFAAMAHIVSHGLAKGLLFFSAGGLEKIWGTDDLGLTGRTVERHRWMFFLFLLGALSMVGFPLTAGGWSKGLVKQSLEGYGPVLMALTISGVGTSISLCKMAYYGFLSPFSSQKGLHTEGSLACYVGYSMALVCLVLLLVGAIPPWGVIDYSVQSALPALLGLTIFTLIPVPFRPGKRPKDMEDLFPFFQELAFGFALKLRKRHSGSLVVYLFVLVSMALAVISAIHFCR
- a CDS encoding proton-conducting transporter membrane subunit yields the protein MNPVLAIIAPLSVGFFVPLLHLSKRKTVGPAIIGSALVCSLISLTVALSGWSGVSVTLGGWGPELGISLVVDRLSGIFLILAAVGVPISLACSMESFGFSPWRFYVLFFLNWGAVNGIILTGDLFNMFVFFEIFSVAAYLLVSYPPRSWQAMEASFKYLIFGTVGAMFLLMGIAYTFMATGQLNMAVLSQLIGSVPPVTLSVIGGCLVVGLFVKSGTAPTHFWLPDAHSSAHTPVSALLSGVLVKASVYALIRISSLLFFPVIGEVFSVILFFGTLSLILGHLMAFQQEDIKRLLAYSTVAQIGTILIGVGCGSALGISAAVYHSFNHMTAKMGLFLVAGVLAEDRASRDISHMRGLWAHRPLFVAAFALFAVSLAGIPPFSGFMSKWFLLLASTRDGHILPALAIVAGTVVSTAYYLKVLRAFFSPSETPVPHHRPRPVSGGLIALLSVLCVLLALVPLIPGARDVLFSIGESALDGEAYRTVVFGE
- a CDS encoding cation:proton antiporter subunit C translates to MIHVSYGCAIAVFCIGLYTLITKRNLFKTVIGLSIMEGGVLLFMVTSGFIPEAGPPLLPMAGGSVNPLPHSFTLTAIVIGASDVALALAYIIKIHRHYGTVDVDKIRGLRG